In Lodderomyces elongisporus chromosome 1, complete sequence, a genomic segment contains:
- the PUT3 gene encoding Transcriptional activator, which produces MHDQFRTRQQNLGASTPSEALQVDGSTPSPSLNHTQIPKNAANTVDNTTNNNIDNTPIDLTNNTSGNTRQKRTSLACIRCRTRHIRCPGGEPCKKCHLARTKCEYVEADKKIVVSMKYLSKLHDDIARLKKENAAMRIDLKELEHMKYQTGRQASTFQHTTNHPLNPIHAAGKIHGNKSSIPISNSGLGLSSTSGSSLSLGNNVEVINPSLDKHGRLISSRTGEKVYVGSSSMTLFGLEIQNMVPSFSSGSSLPDNFRESNRNEVGNGGGNVGGNGGGSRVGAGVGVGDREGEGEKSENQRESESESKNKNINKNEGESDTVDGYLKTADENSLHSATLLRNDSVTSSHLSPKSTMPSRKSKILESEGNAYKITLSKTNTRPGLNINFSLPSYSYAMLLVDTFINYNDGCFYFFNEGLVKKFLTNIYSGKMEENRKILRRNETPDPDLSSEDNCIKKDADDDTILETIWFCKILLIFSVGEMYLGTESDTHVKRQKQELKKRAKNKTEKHTLPGAGFFFQASELFTGLFASGAIDNITKDGGIEAMLLYAFYLQVADCTIASYFYFGLALRAALILGWHVDADQENIDRFELEHRRRIWWTVYMYERMLSSKAGLPLSFADDSVSTELPADFKHDLTDWPRNESDVRGYYIFPRADYINNCVTITQINALILSSLYTKQPSFNILPIVSDLVQKLISWKTALPEYLDVDYSVDEPKISRLIVNLMTEYFQGINLAVRPLLFYFASKKFKELQETQDQENKYIDLTKYSKNVLSLLNASFQASINTVKSIWSLLPENMVALFGWMDREYLFTSASTLILFNASFGVHEATKNHLDHALVLFTKMKRLGNYPAALRRAQLLKLIRVLDFNGVMADILEKHDDDFKAYNDGISSSSRGSVSGGCGDHVGGNGGDGIKGKSHAVDFSSESQEDVTMSKPEHDHTPPNDLDFLQFASGFQNTSSEAYADLDLDLEGFEDLPNLDEEQKLWKEITNEAGWLHVHSTEQPDSQHHYHYADVFNEFAYNNTNLNNNSNNNNSNSNNSNNNKKKQ; this is translated from the coding sequence ATGCATGACCAGTTTCGAACAAGGCAGCAGAATTTAGGGGCATCAACACCCTCCGAAGCTTTACAAGTTGATGGCAGCACCCCTTCACCATCACTCAATCACACGCAAATACCAAAGAATGCGGCTAATACTGTGGacaacaccaccaataaCAATATTGACAACACTCCCATCGACCTCACAAATAATACTTCTGGTAATACACgtcaaaaaagaacatcGCTAGCTTGTATACGATGTCGCACCAGACACATTAGATGTCCTGGTGGAGAACCATGCAAAAAGTGTCATTTAGCACGCACAAAATGTGAATATGTTGAAGCAGATAAGAAGATTGTGGTATCAATGAAATATCTTTCAAAGCTACACGATGATATAGCACGtttgaagaaggaaaacGCCGCCATGAGAATCGATTTGAAAGAATTGGAACATATGAAATACCAAACTGGAAGGCAAGCTAGTACATTTCAACATACAACTAATCACCCACTCAATCCAATACATGCCGCTGGTAAGATCCATGGTAACAAATCATCAATACCAATATCGAATTCTGGTTTGGGTTTGAGTTCTACTTCGGGTTCGAGTTTAAGTTTGGGCAATAACGTTGAGGTGATTAACCCATCGTTGGATAAGCATGGAAGGCTTATTCTGTCAAGAACAGGGGAAAAGGTGTACGTTGGGTCATCATCAATGACCTTATTTGGATTAGAAATCCAAAATATGGTGCCATCATTTTCTTCAGGTTCATCATTACCAGATAATTTCAGGGAGAGCAACAGAAATGAAGTTGGAAATGGAGGCGGAAATGTAGGTGGAAATGGAGGCGGAAGCAGGGTCGGAGCTGGAGTTGGAGTTGGAGATAGAGAAGGGGAAGGtgaaaaaagtgaaaatcaacgtgaaagtgaaagtgaaagtaaaaataaaaatataaataaaaatgaaggaGAGTCCGATACTGTTGATGGTTATTTAAAAACTGCTGATGAGAACTCCTTACACTCGGCTACTTTGTTAAGAAATGATTCTGTCACTTCACTGCACCTATCGCCCAAATCAACAATGCCTTCGAGGAAAAGCAAGATTTTGGAATCGGAAGGAAATGCTTACAAAATTACATTGctgaaaacaaatacaaggCCAGGTTTAAATATCAACTTTTCCCTTCCTTCTTATTCATATGCCATGCTCTTGGTAGACACTTTTATTAACTATAATGATGGGTGcttctattttttcaatgaaGGACTCGTAAAGAAATTTTTGACAAACATATATTCAGGAAAGATGGAAGAGAACAGAAAGATTTTGAGAAGGAATGAGACCCCTGACCCGGATTTAAGCTCGGAGGATAATTGCATCAAAAAAGATGCCGACGATGACACAATCTTGGAAaccatttggttttgtaAAATCTTGCTTATATTCTCCGTAGGTGAAATGTACTTGGGTACTGAATCTGACACACACGTTAAACGGCAAAAACAGGAACTCAAAAAGCgtgcaaaaaataaaactgaAAAACATACATTACCTGGAGCaggctttttctttcaagcGTCGGAATTGTTCACTGGATTGTTCGCATCGGGGGCTATTGACAATATTACCAAAGATGGAGGTATTGAAGCCATGCTATTGTATGCATTCTATTTGCAAGTAGCAGACTGTACCATCGCCTCctacttttattttgggTTGGCGCTTCGTGCGGCATTGATATTGGGGTGGCATGTTGATGCTGATCAGGAAAACATTGACCGGTTTGAACTTGAGcatagaagaagaatttgGTGGACGGTGTATATGTATGAGCGAATGCTTTCATCCAAAGCTGGGTTACCTTTAAGTTTTGCGGATGACTCTGTGTCGACTGAATTGCCTGCTGATTTCAAACATGATTTAACAGATTGGCCACGAAATGAAAGTGATGTAAGAGGATATTACATTTTCCCCAGAGCAGATTACATCAACAATTGTGTAACAATTACTCAGATCAATGCTTTGATCTTGTCATCATTATACACAAAACAGCCAAGTTTTAATATCCTTCCCATAGTGTCTGACTTGGTGCAAAAGTTAATCTCGTGGAAAACTGCACTACCTGAGTACTTGGACGTTGACTATTCGGTTGATGAACCCAAGATTTCCAGATTGATTGTCAATTTGATGACTGAGTATTTCCAAGGTATCAACTTGGCAGTACGGCCCTtgctattttattttgcaagCAAAAAGTTCAAGGAACTCCAAGAAACACAGGATCAGGAAAACAAGTATATTGACTTGACAAAGTATTCTAAAAATGTGTTGAGCTTGTTGAATGCTTCGTTCCAAGCCTCAATCAATACAGTCAAGAGCATTTGGTCACTTTTGCCCGAGAATATGGTGGCCTTGTTTGGTTGGATGGATCGTGAGTATCTCTTTACCTCTGCCTCAACACTTATATTGTTCAATGCATCATTTGGAGTACATGAAGCAACAAAGAACCACCTCGATCATGCACTTGTCTTGTTCACCAAAATGAAGCGCTTAGGTAATTATCCTGCTGCATTGAGACGAGCACAACTTTTGAAGCTTATTCGTGTACTAGATTTTAATGGTGTCATGGCTGATATTTTGGAGAAACATGATGACGACTTTAAAGCATATAACGATGgtattagtagtagtagtagagGTAGTGTTAGTGGCGGATGTGGCGATCATGttggtggtaatggtggtgatgggATCAAGGGCAAAAGTCATGCTGTCGATTTCTCTTCTGAATCTCAAGAGGATGTTACGATGCTGAAACCTGAACATGACCATACACCGCCAAATGATCTCgattttttgcaatttgccAGTGGCTTTCAAAACACCAGCTCTGAAGCATATGcagatttggatttggatttaGAAGGATTTGAAGACCTTCCTAACCTTgatgaagaacaaaaattgtGGAAAGAAATTACCAATGAGGCAGGATGGTTGCATGTGCATTCAACCGAACAACCTGACTCTCAGCATCACTATCATTATGCTGATGTTTTTAATGAATTTGCTTACAATAACACCAAtcttaacaacaacagcaacaacaacaacagcaacagcaacaacagcaacaacaacaaaaaaaagcaatga
- a CDS encoding uncharacterized protein (BUSCO:EOG092617S2) has product MNDLFDKFRDAIIKEQEEDVATTSSYINAYSPKKLAQLGLAIINLNIVNIRTGIGGKTILELQLDNAVSDGELSTSTMKTGDIVRISRMAKSEKSIKKGATRSKGDKFKKGGDGGDSKSNNDSKKRKSNNDCVNNEDSDDSNNAGESLEAVVAKVSTSTITVSVDESTSDDKVLNYYNNTNDPSARLWIVKLANSVTYKRMISTVNKVKELKDNEKNDIHRLLLGETKYIAKDNGTLGAKMEFHNPGLNDSQKRAIDFAINKSNISIIFGPPGTGKTMTIIELIRQLTDCGEKVLVCGPSNISVDTILERLGDKYKAGDLIRIGHPARLLPVNLQHSLDVISKSYGRDVISDVENDIQTTLGKIKKTKRYAERKVLYQELKLLKKELIQRERKVVQELLQNAKVILATLHGAGSYELKRSNVKFDTIIIDEVSQSLEPQCWIPLLINDNFKRLVIAGDNMQLPPTVMSSGSNSSRNKNMKENKNKNKDQDKSNDCSNETSILETTLFDRLVKKLDGEKFKTLLDVQYRMNDSIMKFPSMQLYKDKLKSADSVKDISLLDLSGVQKNDDTVSQCIWYDTQGGEFPEQILESVKCGDSKYNEMELLIVKAHIKKLLKSGVQPTDIGVIAPYAAQVLLLKKQFGPDSQIEISTVDGFQGREKEVIILTLVRSNDDNEVGFLSEERRLNVAITRPKRQLCVIGDLSLMSQSGHKFLKDWSKYVEDGYEDGQFVKPYEIVYPNLDEYLEASEGA; this is encoded by the coding sequence ATGAACGATTTATTTGACAAATTCAGAGATGCAATAATAaaagagcaagaagaagatgtcGCTACAACATCCTCTTATATCAATGCCTACTCCCCTAAGAAATTGGCACAACTTGGTCTCGCTATTATCAACTTGAATATAGTGAATATAAGAACAGGAATCGGGGGTAAAACAATATTGGAATTGCAACTTGACAATGCAGTTTCTGATGGAGAGTTGTCAACAAGTACGATGAAAACCGGTGATATAGTTCGAATATCGAGAATGGCCAAATCGGAAAAAAGTATCAAGAAAGGAGCGACAAGGTCAAAAGGagacaaattcaaaaaaggtGGTGATGGCGGAGACAGCAAAAGCAATAATGATAgtaagaagaggaagagtaATAATGACTGCGTTAATAATGAAGATAGTGATGATAGTAATAATGCCGGTGAGTCGCTTGAAGCTGTTGTTGCCAAGGTTTCTACCCTGACAATCACTGTTTCCGTCGATGAATCCACTAGTGATGATAAAGTTCTCAATTATTACAATAATACCAATGACCCGCTGGCGAGATTGTGGATTGTAAAGTTGGCAAATTCTGTAACGTACAAGAGGATGATTTCTACAGTCAATAAAGTTAAGGAGTTGAAAGATAACGAGAAGAACGATATACATAGACTACTTTTGGGTGAAACCAAATATATCGCGAAAGATAATGGCACATTAGGTGCCAAGATGGAATTTCATAACCCAGGGTTGAACGATTCCCAAAAACGAGCTATTGATTTTGCTATAAACAAGTCCAACATATCCATCATTTTTGGACCTCCAGGTACGGGAAAGACAATGACGATAATTGAGCTCATCAGGCAATTGACAGATTGTGGAGAGAAAGTGTTAGTATGTGGACCCTCAAATATTTCTGTTGACACGATATTGGAAAGACTAGGTGATAAATACAAAGCGGGTGATCTTATCAGAATAGGACATCCGGCAAGACTTTTACCTGTCAATCTTCAGCACTCGCTTGATGTTATTTCTAAAAGCTATGGTCGTGATGTTATTTCGGACGTGGAAAATGATATACAAACAACTTTgggcaaaataaaaaagacaaaacgGTAtgcagaaagaaaagtgttgTATCAAGAGCtcaaattgttgaaaaaagagttgATCCAAAGAGAACGAAAGGTTGTGCAAGAGCTCCTTCAAAATGCCAAGGTTATTCTAGCTACACTTCATGGAGCTGGATCATATGAACTCAAGAGAAGCAATGTTAAATTTGATACAATTATAATTGACGAAGTCTCACAATCGCTAGAACCACAATGCTGGATCCCATTGTTGATTAATGACAATTTTAAAAGATTAGTTATTGCTGGTGACAATATGCAATTACCACCTACTGTCATGCTGTCAGGGAGTAACAGTAGTAGGAACAAGAACATGaaagagaacaagaacaagaacaaggaTCAGGACAAGAGTAACGACTGCAGCAACGAAACGTCAATACTTGAAACTACACTTTTTGATCGTTTGGTTAAAAAGCTTGATGGAGAAAAATTCAAGACTCTCCTCGACGTACAATATCGTATGAATGACTCAATTATGAAATTTCCAAGCATGCAACTTTACAAagataaattaaaaagtgCTGATCTGGTTAAAGATATCTCGTTGCTTGACCTTTCAGGTGTGCAGAAAAATGATGATACTGTTCTGCAGTGTATCTGGTACGATACCCAAGGTGGAGAGTTTCCCGAACAGATATTGGAGTCGGTAAAATGCGGTGACTCCAAATATAATGAAATGGAGCTCTTGATTGTGAAGGCACATATtaaaaagttgttgaagagCGGTGTACAACCTACAGATATTGGCGTTATTGCACCATATGCCGCGCAAGTACTTTTATTGAAGAAGCAATTTGGTCCTGATTCACAAATCGAAATCAGTACCGTTGATGGTTTCCAAGGTCGGGAGAAAGAAGTGATTATTTTAACGTTGGTTAGATCCAACGATGACAATGAAGTAGGGTTTTTGAGTGAGGAGCGTAGACTCAATGTTGCAATAACCAGACCCAAAAGACAACTCTGTGTTATTGGAGATTTGCTGTTGATGAGTCAAAGTGGACACAAATTCTTGAAGGATTGGAGTAAATATGTCGAAGATGGATATGAAGATGGACAATTTGTGAAGCCGTATGAGATTGTGTATCCAAACTTGGATGAGTATTTGGAAGCAAGCGAAGGGGCATAG
- the MEF2 gene encoding Ribosome-releasing factor 2, mitochondrial codes for MIVRNLLGKNRLCCLQPKLLLSTLSQRPQSQLSLQLLCRATRSYATVNDIALPKTRNIGIIAHIDAGKTTTTERMIYYSGKSKRIGNVDEGDTVTDYLQAERERGITIQSAAITIPWNNHKINIIDTPGHADFTFEVIRSLRVLDGAVTILDAVAGVEAQTEKVWKQASALKLPRMIYVNKMDRPGAGFSRTVKEVIQKLETRVVLCNTPFFENQESNPEFRGVIDVIHGKLLKWKEADEFGKEIDVEDIDETKPELYDVYCKAREYMVETLGEYDESIIDAFLENDENYLKISPELLNRAIRKATIDNYLVPVFCGASFRNIGVQPLMDGITNYLPSPLETPVPDIKSKKKQEISAKMANNGLIINNDPKLTVGLVFKVMNHATRGPMAFVRIYSGKLVANSMVVNSRTGAKHSVRKLLIMHGDQPEEVKFIGAGNIGVISGFEDEFHTGDTVISHATSKKAVGTMESTIKLMPIDIPPPLFNSSIEPFTAGDEAHMKKCIDILIREDPSLKVHTEEDMGQTILSGMGELHLEIVRDRLINDMKVKANLRDIAVAYKESYIGKTPTNGSFETESIQVKLSIEHVDDCKSFEDVDGAIIFEDENNVIIVPESSVSETVQSATEGRRWKCPSSYEELHEAVVNGCSMALQTGGPHLGLSLHSTLVKVEFWNAPVEVNEELIPPLMNAAREAVQSVKASENKFGFLEPLMNVRVFVDSADMGEVSHDLSQRCQALIHSVEDESSSNLETANWAKDEAERAYLPPDYTMSKTALADNYKTRKVIHAETPLKEMIGYLSKLRSLTGGKATFDMSFLGMRRVTQSRLNQIF; via the coding sequence ATGATTGTCCGAAACCTTTTGGGAAAAAATCGGCTATGTTGTTTGCAACCGAAGTTACTATTATCAACTCTATCACAACGACCACAACTGCAATTGTCATTACAACTACTATGTCGTGCGACAAGGCTGTATGCAACTGTCAATGATATTGCATTGCCCAAAACTCGAAACATTGGTATCATTGCACACATCGATGCTGGaaaaaccaccaccacGGAAAGAATGATTTACTACAGTGGGAAAAGTAAACGTATTGGAAATGTTGATGAAGGAGATACTGTTACCGATTATTTACAAGCTGAACGAGAGCGTGGAATCACTATCCAACTGGCGGCAATTACAATTCCTTGGAATAATCACAAGATTAACATTATCGACACACCTGGACATGCAGACTTCACATTTGAAGTTATACGATCATTACGCGTTCTTGATGGAGCAGTTACCATTTTAGATGCCGTTGCTGGAGTAGAGGCTCAAACAGAGAAAGTTTGGAAACAAGCAAGCGCTTTAAAACTACCAAGAATGATTTATGTAAACAAGATGGATCGACCAGGTGCTGGTTTCAGTCGAACAGTAAAGGAAGTGATCCAAAAGTTGGAAACCAGGGTTGTTTTATGTAACACCCccttttttgaaaaccaAGAGCTGAATCCCGAGTTTAGAGGTGTTATTGATGTGATCCATGGAAAATTATTGAAATGGAAGGAAGCCGATGAATTCGgtaaagaaattgatgttgaagATATCGATGAAACTAAACCCGAGCTATATGATGTCTACTGCAAGGCTAGAGAATATATGGTGGAGACCTTGGGAGAATATGACGAATCAATCATTGATGCATTCTTggaaaatgatgaaaattaCTTGAAAATATCACCCGAGTTGCTTAATCGCGCAATTAGGAAAGCAACAATTGATAATTACTTGGTACCAGTATTTTGCGGAGCATCATTTAGAAATATTGGTGTGCAGCCATTGATGGATGGTATCACCAACTACTTGCCATCTCCCTTGGAAACACCTGTGCCAGATATCAAaagcaagaagaaacaagagaTTTCAGCAAAAATGGCTAACAACGGACTTATAATCAACAACGATCCCAAGCTCACAGTTGGCTTAGTATTTAAGGTGATGAATCACGCCACTAGAGGACCAATGGCTTTTGTTCGGATCTATAGTGGCAAGCTAGTGGCCAATTCTATGGTGGTCAACTCAAGAACAGGAGCAAAGCACTCTGTAAGAAAGTTACTCATAATGCACGGTGACCAGCCCGAAGAAGTCAAGTTTATTGGTGCCGGTAACATTGGAGTTATATCAGGTTTTGAAGACGAATTTCACACTGGTGATACAGTTATTTCGCATGCGACTAGTAAAAAAGCTGTGGGAACAATGGAATCCACGATCAAGTTGATGCCCATTGATATACCACCTCCATTATTCAACTCAAGTATTGAACCATTTACTGCAGGAGATGAAGCACACATGAAGAAATGTATTGATATTTTAATTAGAGAAGATCCTTCGCTAAAAGTACACACGGAGGAAGATATGGGTCAAACGATCTTGAGCGGAATGGGTGAGTTGCACCTTGAAATTGTCCGCGATCGATTGATTAACGATATGAAGGTGAAGGCAAACTTGAGAGATATAGCCGTGGCATACAAAGAATCTTACATTGGTAAAACACCCACGAATGGTCTGTTTGAGACCGAATCGATACAAGTGAAATTAAGTATTGAGCATGTGGATGATTGCAAATCGTTTGAGGATGTAGATGGTGCCATTATctttgaagatgaaaacaatGTCATCATCGTACCGGAATCACTGGTTTCGGAAACAGTCCAAAGTGCCACCGAAGGAAGGAGATGGAAATGCCCAAGTAGCTATGAAGAACTCCATGAAGCAGTTGTTAATGGTTGTTCGATGGCTTTACAGACTGGAGGGCCGCACCTCGGTCTCAGTTTGCATTCGACGCTTGTCAAAGTAGAGTTCTGGAATGCACCAGTTGAAGTAAACGAGGAGCTCATTCCTCCATTGATGAATGCTGCTCGTGAAGCAGTGCAAAGTGTTAAGGCAAGCGAAAAcaaatttggttttttggaGCCTCTCATGAATGTTCGTGTATTTGTCGATTCGGCAGATATGGGGGAAGTCTCGCATGATTTATCTCAAAGATGCCAAGCACTCATTCATTcagttgaagatgaatcaCTGCTGAATTTGGAAACTGCCAATTGGGCAAAGGACGAAGCCGAGAGAGCTTATCTTCCACCAGATTACACCATGTCAAAGACTGCTCTTGCAGATAACTACAAGACTAGAAAAGTGATCCATGCAGAGACACCATTGAAGGAGATGATTGGGTATTTATCAAAACTTCGCTCTCTAACTGGAGGCAAAGCCACATTCGATATGAGCTTCCTAGGTATGAGACGAGTGACGCAAAGTAGATTAAACCAAATTTTCTAA